The proteins below come from a single Mangifera indica cultivar Alphonso chromosome 16, CATAS_Mindica_2.1, whole genome shotgun sequence genomic window:
- the LOC123198539 gene encoding cysteine desulfurase, mitochondrial-like translates to MASKLMTSTLRKILTEATKTTTLRPLSTAAAVAATIPEPFEDENGISMKGVKISGRPLYLDMQATTPVDPRVVDAMLPFYLSRYGNAHSRTHYYGWESDFAVETARSQISDLIGASPKEIIFTSGATESNNISIKGVMHFYKDKKRHVITTQTEHKCVLDSCRHLQQEGYEITYLPVGSDGLVNLDELRAAIRPDTGLISVMAVNNEIGVIQPMEEIGQICKEFKIPFHADAAQALGKIPIDVEKWNVSLMSLSGHKIYGPKGIGALYLRRRPRIRVEPLINGGGQERGIRSGTLPTPLIVGFGSACEIAKKEMDYDHKRITLLQDRLLNGIREKIDGVVINGSMERRYAGNLNLSFAYVEGESLLMGLKDVAVSSGSACTSASLEPSYVLRALGVDEDMAHTSIRFGIGRFTTEAEIDKAVELTVKQVAKLRDMSPLYEMVKEGIDIKQIQWTQH, encoded by the coding sequence ATGGCCTCTAAGCTTATGACATCAACCCTCCGAAAAATCCTAACCGAAGCCACTAAAACCACAACCCTCCGCCCTCTCTCCACCGCCGCAGCCGTCGCTGCTACGATACCCGAACCCTTCGAAGACGAAAATGGAATTTCCATGAAGGGAGTAAAAATTTCAGGTCGTCCACTCTACCTCGACATGCAGGCAACCACTCCAGTCGATCCACGTGTCGTTGACGCGATGCTTCCGTTTTACCTTTCCCGTTACGGTAACGCCCACTCTCGGACACACTATTACGGCTGGGAATCGGATTTCGCCGTCGAGACCGCTCGTTCTCAAATCTCCGATCTTATCGGCGCTTCTCCGAAAGAAATAATATTCACTTCTGGCGCAACCGAGTCTAACAATATTTCAATCAAAGGAGTCATGCACTTTTACAAGGACAAGAAGCGCCACGTGATCACGACACAGACGGAGCACAAGTGTGTTCTCGATTCGTGCCGGCATCTTCAGCAGGAAGGATATGAAATTACTTATTTGCCTGTTGGATCGGATGGGCTTGTAAATTTGGATGAATTACGGGCGGCTATTCGGCCTGACACGGGTTTAATTTCCGTTATGGCGGTTAATAACGAGATAGGTGTGATTCAGCCCATGGAAGAAATAGGTCAAATAtgtaaagaatttaaaattccGTTTCATGCAGACGCTGCTCAAGCGTTGGGGAAGATTCCAATTGATGTGGAGAAATGGAATGTTAGTTTGATGTCATTGAGTGGACATAAAATTTATGGGCCCAAAGGGATTGGAGCTTTGTATTTGAGACGGAGACCACGAATCCGAGTTGAACCGTTGATAAATGGAGGTGGACAAGAGAGAGGGATAAGGAGTGGGACTTTGCCCACCCCGTTAATTGTGGGTTTTGGCTCTGCTTGCGAGATTGCAAAAAAGGAAATGGATTACGATCATAAGAGAATAACCCTGCTGCAGGATCGATTGTTGAATGGAATCAGAGAGAAAATTGACGGGGTGGTAATAAACGGTAGTATGGAGAGGAGATATGCGGGGAATTTGAATTTGTCCTTTGCCTATGTTGAGGGAGAGAGTCTGTTAATGGGTTTGAAGGATGTGGCGGTGTCCAGTGGTAGTGCTTGTACTAGTGCGAGTTTGGAGCCTTCTTATGTTTTGAGGGCGTTGGGTGTGGATGAGGATATGGCTCATACTTCGATTAGGTTTGGGATTGGGAGGTTTACCACAGAGGCTGAGATTGACAAGGCTGTTGAGCTTACTGTTAAACAGGTTGCAAAGTTGAGGGACATGAGCCCACTGTATGAAATGGTGAAAGAAGGGATTGACATAAAGCAGATACAATGGACACAACATTGA
- the LOC123199688 gene encoding myb-like protein X yields the protein MFRSPRSRNQRSKGFKVKHALQLCLLLGVSIWLFYQVQHSQDKKSAFEDSAKADNEVIKLGRKDFPRGEDPSIKDATPKEGEEPRTPEKSNNVGKGASDDEVNDQDHDKNEQDSENREDTIDEEKDREDNSNESEESKESNIEELKKKDSKDESEENKENNIDESKENEESKDNKVEENKEKESEGSKENNSEENKESEENNIEDNRKKESEARNIGENKESEEGKENKIEKNKKSEEGKNKILETKESEKNNENNIEMSKENEESKDNKVMENKEKESEGSKKKNSDINKESEENKIEDNKEKGSENIGGNKEKESKESNIGENKESEEGKENMIEKNKKSEESKNKILVRHESEEIKENNIEESKEKDSKDKKSKESKETGGEDKANDEKKNAEEIHEKETKETGKEDATTSKQQFHDENGNNNEEAREKHNKGDDASSEVGQTQNVKAENVQGDQLNVHEVAHQGKENNEIQQGKKQKSTKGDHQNGLVSNVQETGTVEKNNSTKKASSGDTTQNQNETMNNSSKGDGSTQENVVLQQSEKPYSDTNGVQTDMKATHGTIETEGSTNGKSKDSSNNTETRQTNDSNSSTGTENNVHEETKENVLQLHTNNNGDAGQKNEEVDSSNHQENNTSANNDGNSSQKEQNGSSNSEEKVNFSNTDSGQNWTENATQNTNDHPEAGQKETLTNTDGNTNTTQNDSLITQGGKENRIDLGTLPETGTAVNNGENSAAE from the coding sequence ATGTTCCGGTCACCACGGAGTAGAAACCAGAGATCAAAAGGTTTCAAGGTGAAGCATGCGTTACAACTATGTCTTTTGCTTGGTGTTAGCATCTGGCTGTTTTACCAGGTTCAGCACTCTCAGGACAAGAAATCGGCATTTGAGGATAGCGCGAAAGCTGACAATGAGGTCATAAAGTTGGGCCGGAAGGACTTCCCTCGAGGGGAGGACCCGTCAATTAAAGATGCAACGCCCAAGGAGGGTGAAGAACCGAGGACACCTGAGAAGAGTAACAATGTTGGGAAAGGGGCTTCGGATGATGAGGTAAATGATCAGGATCATGATAAGAATGAGCAGGACAGTGAGAATAGAGAAGACACAATTGATGAAGAGAAGGATAGGGAAGACAACAGCAATGAGAGtgaagaaagcaaagaaagtAACATTGAAGAGCTCAAGAAGAAGGATAGCAAAGACGAGAGTGAAGAGAACAAAGAGAATAACATTGACGAGAGCAAGGAGAATGAAGAGAGTAAGGACAATAAAGTCGAGGAGAACAAGGAGAAGGAAAGTGAAGGGAGCAAAGAGAATAACAGTGAGGAGAACAAAGAGAGTGAAGAGAATAATATTGAAGATAACAGGAAGAAGGAGAGTGAAGCGCGCAACATAGGAGAGAACAAGGAGAGTGAAGAAGGCAAAGAGAATAAGATCGAAAAGAACAAGAAGAGTGAAGAGGGCAAGAATAAGATTCTAGAGACAAAGGAGAGTGAAAAGAACAATGAGAATAACATTGAAATGAGCAAAGAGAATGAAGAGAGTAAAGACAATAAAGTCATGGAGAACAAGGAGAAGGAAAGTGAAGGgagcaaaaagaaaaacagtgaCATAAACAAAGAGAGCGAGGAGAATAAGATTGAAGATAACAAGGAGAAGGGGAGTGAAAACATTGGAGGGAATAAGGAGAAGGAGAGTAAAGAGAGCAACATAGGAGAGAACAAGGAGAGTGAAGAAGGCAAGGAGAATATGATCGAAAAGAACAAGAAGAGTGAAGAGAGCAAGAATAAGATTCTAGTCAGACATGAGAGTGAAGAGATTAAAGAGAATAACATTGAAGAGAGCAAGGAGAAGGATAGCAAAGACAAGAAGAGTAAAGAAAGCAAAGAGACTGGTGGTGAAGATAAGGCAAATGATGAGAAGAAAAATGCGGAGGAGATTCACGAAAAAGAGACCAAGGAGACTGGAAAAGAGGATGCAACTACATCAAAACAGCAGTTCCACGATGAAAATGGTAATAACAATGAGGAAGCAAGGGAGAAACATAACAAGGGAGATGATGCTTCCAGTGAAGTAGGCCAAACTCAAAATGTGAAAGCTGAAAATGTTCAAGGAGATCAACTGAATGTTCATGAGGTGGCGCaccaaggaaaagaaaataatgaaattcagCAGGGCAAGAAACAGAAGAGCACCAAAGGTGATCACCAAAATGGCTTGGTCTCAAATGTGCAAGAAACTGGAACTGTGGAGAAGAACAATTCTACAAAAAAGGCATCCAGTGGTGATACAACTCAGAATCAAAATGAAACAATGAATAACAGTTCTAAGGGAGACGGCTCTACCCAAGAAAATGTTGTTCTACAGCAATCTGAGAAACCATACTCCGATACCAATGGTGTGCAGACAGATATGAAAGCAACACATGGTACAATCGAGACTGAAGGTTCAACTAATGGAAAGTCCAAAGATTCATCTAATAATACTGAAACTAGACAGACTAATGACTCCAACTCATCAACTGGAACAGAGAACAATGTTCACGAGGagacaaaagaaaatgttttacaGTTACACACAAATAACAATGGAGATGCTGGCCAGAAGAATGAAGAAGTTGATTCCTCAAACCATCAAGAGAACAATACATCAGCAAATAATGATGGCAATTCATCTCAGAAGGAACAAAATGGTTCTTCAAACTCTGAAGAGAAAGTCAATTTCTCAAACACAGATTCAGGCCAGAATTGGACGGAAAATGCTACCCAGAACACAAATGACCATCCAGAAGCAGGACAAAAAGAGACATTAACAAACACAGATGGCAACACCAATACCACCCAGAATGACTCTTTGATTACTCAAGGAGGAAAAGAGAATCGCATTGATCTGGGAACTTTGCCTGAGACTGGAACTGCAGTGAACAATGGTGAAAATTCAGCAGCAGagtaa